One window from the genome of Chionomys nivalis chromosome 14, mChiNiv1.1, whole genome shotgun sequence encodes:
- the Celf4 gene encoding CUGBP Elav-like family member 4 isoform X40, with amino-acid sequence MNRPIQVKPADSESRGGSSCLRQPPSQDRKLFVGMLNKQQSEDDVRRLFEAFGNIEECTILRGPDGNSKGCAFVKYSSHAEAQAAINALHGSQTMPGASSSLVVKFADTDKERTMRRMQQMAGQMGMFNPMAIPFGAYGAYAQALMQQQAALMASVAQGGYLNPMAAFAAAQMQQMAALNMNGLAAAPMTPTSGGSTPPGITAPAVPSIPSPIGVNGFTGLPPQANGQPAAEAVFANGIHPYPAQSPTAADPLQQAYAGVQPYAGPAAYPAAYGQISQAFPQPPPMIPQQQREGPEGCNLLIYHLPQEFGDAELMQMFLPFGNVISSKVFVDRATNQSKCFGRHPVPSRCQAPSCQGGQCAISSSARRLRELRQPGQRADRHPGHERLSDRHEEAQGAAEAAQRRQSPILSAGGSVPRGRPGLAQGQSNPPQSRAELGIKFT; translated from the exons AAGATAGAAAACTCTTCGTGGGCATGCTCAACAAGCAGCAATCCGAAGACGACGTGCGCCGCCTCTTCGAGGCCTTCGGAAACATTGAGGAGTGCACTATCCTGCGCGGGCCGGACGGCAACAGCAAgg GGTGCGCCTTTGTGAAGTACTCCTCCCACGCTGAGGCACAAGCCGCCATCAATGCTCTACACGGCAGCCAGACCATGCCT GGAGCCTCCTCCAGCCTGGTGGTCAAGTTTGCAGACACTGACAAGGAGCGTACGATGCGACGGATGCAGCAGATGGCTGGCCAGATGGGCATGTTCAACCCCATGGCCATCCCCTTCGGGGCCTACGGGGCCTACGCTCAGGCA CTGATGCAGCAGCAAGCGGCCCTCATGGCATCGGTTGCACAAGGAGGCTACCTGAATCCCATGGCTGCCTTCGCTGCCGCCCAGATGCAGCAGATGGCGGCCCTCAACATGAACGGCCTGGCAGCCGCACCTATGACCCCAACCTCAG GTGGCAGCACCCCTCCAGGCATCACTGCACCAGCTGTGCCTAGCATCCCATCCCCCATTGGGGTGAATGGCTTCACCGGCCTCCCCCCACAGGCCAATGGGCAGCCTGCTGCGGAAGCTGTGTTTGCCAATGGCATCCACCCATACCCAG CACAGAGCCCCACCGCAGCGGACCCCCTGCAGCAGGCCTACGCTGGAGTGCAGCCGTACGCAGGAC CAGCTGCCTACCCTGCTGCCTATGGTCAGATAAGCCAGGCCTTTCCCCAGCCACCGCCAATGATTCCCCAGCAACAGAGAGAAG GGCCCGAGGGCTGTAACCTGCTCATCTACCATCTGCCCCAGGAGTTTGGGGACGCTGAGCTGATGCAGATGTTCCTCCCTTTCGGTAATGTCATCTCCTCGAAAGTGTTTGTGGATCGGGCGACTAACCAAAGTAAATGCTTTG gccGGCACCCCGTGCCCTCCCGCTGCCAGGCCCCCTCCTGTCAGGGAGGACAGTGTGCAATAAGCTCCTCCGCCCGCAG GCTTCGTGAGCTTCGACAACCCGGCCAGCGCGCAGACCGCCATCCAGGCCATGAACGGCTTTCAGATAGGCATGAAGAGGCTCAAGGTGCAGCTGAAGCGGCCCAAAGACGCCAATCGCCCATACTGAGCGCCGGCGGGAGCGTCCCCCGGGGGAGACCAGGACTCGCACAG